In Meiothermus ruber DSM 1279, the following proteins share a genomic window:
- a CDS encoding ABC transporter substrate-binding protein, producing the protein MKKAVWLMVFLGLIGFSLALAQPRTVKVGFVSTLSGGGAALGIDVRDGFNLALRHLNNQLGGLPVEVIVADDQQNPDVARQAVDRMLKRDRVDFLTGIIFSNILLAVGDAIFEEKVFYISPNAGPSEYAGEQCNPYFVNVAWQNDNLHEAMGQYVQTRRFENVFLLAPNYPAGRDALTGFKRYFKGRVVAEVYHRLNQLDFSAEIAQIRAARPKAVYAFEPGAMGVNFIKQYAEAGLLREIPLFLPGFSADADVIRAVGRGMVGIYNSSQWTLELNNPINQRFVEDFRKTYNRTPTLYASQGYDAALLLDAAIKAVGGDLSKKDELRKAMLAGFNSTRGPLRFSPNGYPIQNYYLRQVIQQPGGEIVNRQVGTIFTNHRDAYVDRCKLR; encoded by the coding sequence ATGAAAAAAGCAGTTTGGCTGATGGTTTTCCTGGGGTTGATAGGTTTTTCTCTCGCGCTGGCCCAGCCGCGCACGGTCAAGGTCGGCTTCGTGAGCACCCTCTCGGGCGGTGGGGCGGCCCTGGGGATTGACGTTCGCGACGGCTTCAACCTGGCCCTGCGCCACCTCAACAACCAGCTCGGGGGCCTGCCGGTCGAGGTTATCGTGGCCGACGACCAGCAGAACCCCGACGTGGCCCGCCAGGCCGTGGATCGCATGCTCAAGCGCGACCGGGTCGACTTCCTCACCGGCATCATCTTTTCCAACATCCTGCTCGCAGTAGGCGACGCCATCTTCGAGGAAAAGGTCTTCTACATAAGCCCCAACGCCGGCCCCTCGGAGTACGCCGGGGAGCAGTGCAACCCCTACTTTGTGAACGTGGCCTGGCAAAACGACAACCTGCACGAGGCCATGGGCCAGTACGTGCAGACCCGCCGCTTCGAGAACGTCTTCCTGCTGGCCCCCAACTACCCCGCCGGGCGCGACGCCCTGACCGGCTTCAAGCGCTACTTCAAGGGCCGGGTGGTGGCCGAGGTTTACCACCGGCTCAACCAGCTCGACTTCTCGGCGGAGATCGCGCAGATTCGCGCTGCACGCCCCAAAGCCGTGTATGCTTTCGAGCCGGGGGCCATGGGCGTCAACTTCATCAAGCAGTACGCCGAGGCCGGACTGCTGCGGGAAATTCCCCTCTTCCTGCCGGGCTTCTCGGCCGATGCCGATGTCATCCGGGCGGTGGGCCGGGGCATGGTGGGCATCTACAACAGCTCGCAGTGGACCCTGGAACTCAACAACCCCATCAACCAGCGGTTCGTGGAGGACTTCCGCAAAACCTATAACCGCACCCCCACCCTCTACGCCTCGCAGGGCTACGACGCGGCCCTCCTGCTGGATGCCGCCATCAAGGCTGTGGGGGGCGACCTGAGCAAGAAAGACGAGCTGCGCAAGGCCATGCTGGCCGGCTTCAACAGCACCCGCGGCCCGCTGCGTTTCAGCCCCAACGGCTACCCCATCCAGAACTACTACCTGCGCCAGGTAATCCAGCAGCCGGGCGGGGAGATCGTGAACCGTCAGGTGGGCACCATCTTCACCAACCACCGCGATGCCTACGTGGACAGGTGCAAGCTAAGGTAG
- the kynA gene encoding tryptophan 2,3-dioxygenase, with protein sequence MKDPTYQTAHTDFRHDLSYGDYLRLDEILAAQQPLTEAHDEMLFIVIHQVQELWMKLIIHELQSAMGLLAQGIIDPALKMLTRVCRAQEQMSSSWEVLKTMTPADYLEFRSAFGRASGFQSYQYRLIEFLLGNKEPFMMKPHQHKPAQYRQLEEALRAPSLYDLALRLVAARGLAIPAEVLERDYSQPYQPSEAVRDAWLQIYRQTALYWDLYYLAEKLLDVEDNFRRWRFNHLTTVERVIGYKQGTGGTAGVPYLKRALEIVLFPELWQVRTAL encoded by the coding sequence ATGAAAGACCCCACCTATCAAACCGCCCACACCGACTTCCGCCACGACCTCTCCTATGGCGACTACCTGCGCCTGGATGAAATTCTGGCGGCGCAGCAGCCCCTTACCGAGGCCCACGACGAGATGCTCTTCATCGTGATCCACCAGGTACAGGAACTGTGGATGAAGCTGATCATCCACGAGCTGCAAAGCGCCATGGGCCTCTTGGCACAGGGAATTATTGACCCCGCCCTCAAGATGCTGACCCGGGTCTGCCGCGCCCAGGAGCAGATGAGCTCGAGCTGGGAGGTGCTCAAGACCATGACCCCCGCCGACTACCTCGAGTTCCGCTCGGCCTTTGGCCGGGCCTCGGGGTTTCAGTCGTACCAGTACCGCCTGATCGAGTTCCTGCTGGGCAACAAAGAACCCTTCATGATGAAGCCCCACCAGCACAAACCTGCGCAGTACCGGCAACTGGAAGAGGCCCTGAGGGCCCCCAGCCTCTACGACCTGGCCTTGCGCCTGGTGGCGGCTCGAGGCCTGGCAATTCCCGCCGAGGTGCTGGAACGCGACTACAGCCAGCCTTACCAGCCCAGCGAGGCCGTCCGCGATGCCTGGCTGCAAATCTACCGCCAGACCGCCCTCTACTGGGACTTGTACTACCTGGCCGAAAAACTGCTGGATGTGGAGGACAACTTCCGCCGCTGGCGCTTTAATCACCTGACCACCGTCGAGCGGGTGATTGGTTACAAACAGGGCACGGGGGGCACAGCGGGCGTGCCCTACCTCAAGCGGGCACTGGAAATCGTACTCTTCCCTGAGCTATGGCAGGTGCGCACCGCGCTCTAG
- the kynU gene encoding kynureninase, with amino-acid sequence MTLAELQALDRTDPLAPKRAEFLLPEGVIYLDGNSLGALPKRVVARMEQVVQAEWGQSLIKSWNLHGWIDLPQRVGARIARLIGAEPDEVIAADSTSVNLFKVLLAALELRPGRRVIVSDIDNFPTDLYIAQGIAELRGGYELRFVKKDQLEEALDEQTAVLMLTEVDYRTGYLYDMARLTRLAQQKGALTIWDLAHSAGALPVQLNRHGVDFAVGCGYKYLNGGPGAPAFLFVARRHQEATRPFLTGWMGHQAPFAFVPEYLPALDIRRLTVGTPGVLSMSALEAALEVFEGVEMEQVRQKSLQLTDLFIELMEPLAARYGFQLATPREHHRRGSQVAYRHPEGYAIMQALISQGVVGDFRAPDILRFGFTPLYLRYEDVYHAVQRLEQVMQSGLWQEARFQERAKVT; translated from the coding sequence ATGACCTTAGCCGAGCTGCAAGCCCTCGACCGCACCGACCCCCTGGCCCCCAAGCGGGCTGAGTTCCTGCTGCCCGAAGGGGTCATCTACCTCGACGGCAACTCGCTGGGGGCCCTGCCCAAGCGGGTGGTGGCCCGCATGGAACAGGTGGTACAGGCCGAGTGGGGCCAGAGCCTGATCAAGAGCTGGAACCTGCACGGCTGGATTGACCTGCCCCAGCGGGTGGGGGCCAGGATCGCCCGGCTGATTGGGGCCGAGCCCGACGAGGTCATCGCCGCCGACTCGACCTCGGTCAACCTGTTCAAGGTGCTGCTGGCCGCCCTCGAGCTGCGCCCGGGGCGCAGGGTTATCGTTTCGGACATCGACAACTTCCCCACCGACCTCTACATCGCCCAGGGCATCGCCGAGCTTCGGGGCGGGTACGAGCTGCGCTTCGTAAAAAAAGACCAGCTCGAGGAGGCCCTCGACGAGCAGACCGCGGTGCTGATGCTGACCGAGGTGGACTACCGCACCGGCTACCTCTACGACATGGCCCGGCTCACCCGGCTGGCCCAGCAGAAAGGGGCCCTGACCATCTGGGATCTGGCCCATAGCGCGGGGGCCCTTCCGGTGCAGCTCAACCGGCACGGGGTGGATTTTGCCGTGGGTTGCGGCTACAAGTACCTCAACGGCGGCCCGGGCGCGCCGGCTTTTCTGTTCGTGGCCCGGCGACACCAGGAGGCCACCCGGCCTTTCCTGACCGGCTGGATGGGGCACCAGGCTCCCTTCGCTTTTGTACCCGAGTACCTGCCCGCCCTGGATATCCGGCGCCTGACGGTGGGGACGCCCGGCGTGCTCTCGATGAGCGCGTTGGAAGCGGCGCTCGAGGTCTTCGAGGGCGTGGAGATGGAGCAGGTGCGGCAAAAGTCGCTACAGCTCACCGACCTCTTCATCGAGCTGATGGAGCCGCTGGCCGCCCGTTATGGCTTCCAGCTCGCCACACCGCGTGAACACCACCGCCGGGGCAGCCAGGTGGCCTACCGGCACCCCGAGGGCTACGCGATTATGCAGGCCCTGATCAGCCAGGGGGTGGTCGGCGACTTCCGCGCCCCCGACATCCTACGCTTTGGCTTCACCCCGCTGTACCTGCGCTATGAGGACGTCTACCACGCAGTACAGCGGCTGGAACAGGTTATGCAAAGCGGGCTCTGGCAAGAAGCGCGCTTCCAGGAAAGGGCCAAGGTGACCTGA